One window of Trifolium pratense cultivar HEN17-A07 linkage group LG5, ARS_RC_1.1, whole genome shotgun sequence genomic DNA carries:
- the LOC123886854 gene encoding protein FAR1-RELATED SEQUENCE 5-like gives MENNRPKVVVTDGDGAMREAIKEVFPDSTHRLCVWHLNKNAGENVKNSGFLKGFKKVMFSKFSKDDFEEFWSEMIKENGVEGHPWVIKTYENKLLWALRGYRKNELVEDFKSKFSEPVLTTQLRLIESYAAKIYTAEIFKEVKEEIMKAGELIVKHKKEIGDTKFYTLTKYCRDVYERTVVYDGDTFQCSCRLFDSRGFPCSHIFHVMEEEHVDHIPSTLVLSRWTKDAKIDYLNMVDVNDPVDSDVIELARFGAYCSVLTTFCKEASKKNGVVEDPIGTQKSVVGDPIPVQSKGAPKKKKKMTQKLSGIVHIARVQLIMRGLVRTKREKKSCNAESSVQDKFSELPEDRCESSVHKKKKCSEQPKDRCESSVQQKKKCSKQPKDCNERSVQKQKKFSVQPKDCGANVSTPTHVDVTSATGKFTLMYGFQPMIPMLHPIMQQMHVPSVQHVPPVQHATSIPHVPHVYQVYGMNVGANSTSCYGLLQQVVKSADQQQ, from the exons ATGGAAAATAACCGCCCAAAAGTTGTGGTGACAGATGGAGATGGGGCTATGAGGGAGGCTATAAAAGAGGTTTTCCCCGATTCGACCCATCGGTTATGTGTCTGGCATTTGAATAAGAATGCAGGTGAGAATGTGAAGAATTCAGGTTTTTTGAAGGGATTTAAAAAAGTCATgttctcaaaattttcaaaggATGATTTTGAAGAGTTTTGGTCAGAGATGATTAAAGAAAATGGAGTTGAAGGACATCCTTGGGTTATCAAAACCTACGAGAACAAGTTACTATGG GCTCTAAGAGGCTACAGAAAAAATGAACTTGTTGAAGATTTTAAGTCAAAGTTTTCAGAACCTGTGTTGACAACTCAACTGCGTTTGATTGAGAGCTATGCCGCTAAAATCTATACAGCGGAGATTTTCAAAGaagtgaaagaagaaattatgaagGCCGGTGAATTGATTGTTAAGCATAAAAAGGAAATTGGAGATACAAAGTTTTATACATTGACTAAATATTGTCGGGATGTGTATGAAAGAACAGTTGTTTACGATGGTGATACATTCCAATGTTCGTGCCGGTTGTTTGATTCTCGTGGATTTCCTTGTtctcatatttttcatgtgatgGAGGAAGAACATGTTGATCACATTCCTAGCACTTTGGTATTGTCGCGATGGACCAAGGATgctaaaattgattatttgaaCATGGTGGATGTTAATGATCCAGTTGATTCCGATGTGATTGAGCTTGCCCGTTTTGGTGCATATTGTTCTGTTTTGACAACATTTTGCAAAGAAGCTTCTAAAAAGAATGGTGT tGTTGAGGATCCTATTGGAACACAAAAGTCAGTTGTTGGTGATCCTATCCCGGTTCAGAGTAAAGGTgctccaaagaaaaaaaaaaaaatgacacaaaAGCTCTCAGGCATTGTACACATTGCAAGAGTACAACTCATAATGCGAGGACTTGTTCG gacaaaaagagagaaaaaaagttGCAATGCTGAAAGTAGTGTGCAAGACAAATTTTCAGAGCTACCGGAAGACCGTTGTGAAAGTAGTGTgcataagaaaaagaaatgttcAGAGCAACCGAAAGATCGTTGTGAAAGTAGTGTGCAACAGAAAAAGAAATGTTCAAAGCAACCGAAAGATTGTAATGAAAGGAGTGTGCAGAAGCAAAAGAAATTTTCAGTGCAACCGAAAGACTGTGGCGCTAATGTGTCAACACCAACACATGTTGATGTTACAAGTGCGACCGGGAAATTCACTCTGATGTATGGATTTCAACCTATGATTCCTATGTTACACCCGATTATGCAACAGATGCACGTACCATCAGTACAACATGTTCCACCTGTACAACATGCAACTTCTATACCACATGTACCACATGTATACCAAGTTTATGGAATGAATGTTGGTGCAAATTCAACTTCGTGTTATGGTCTGTTACAACAGGTGGTGAAATCTGCTGATCAACAACAATGA